CGAGGCGCTCGGACTGACCGTGCCCCACGCGGCCCTCTCGCCCAGCGGCCAGCCGGTGTGGCTCGACATGGCCGTCCGCTCGGCGCGCGCGGTCGTCGCCAGGATCGCCGCCGGCGACACGCTCGCCGCGATCCTCACGACCGCGGCGCTGCGCAACGCGATGGTCGTCCACGCCGCGTTCGGCGGATCGACCAACCTGCTCCTCCACGTCCCGGCGATCGCGCACGCCGCCGGTCTCGAGCCCCCGAGCGTGGCCGACTGGATCGACGTCAACCAGCGCGTGCCGCGCCTGGTCAGCGTGCTTCCCAACGGCCCCGAGCACCACCCGACGGTGCGCGTGTTCCTCGCCGGCGGCGTCCCCGAGGTGATGCTCCACCTCGACCGCCTCGGCCTCCTCGACACGAGCGTGCGGACCGTGTCGGGGGGCACGCTTGCCGACCAGCTCGCCTGGTGGGAATCGAGCGAGAGGCGGCAGCGCTTCCGCGAGCGCCTCGCCGCCGACGGCATCGAACCCGACGACGTGATCCTGCCCCCCGCGCGGGCGCGACACCGGGGGCTGCGCGGCACGATGGCGTTTCCGCGCGGCACGCTCGCGCCGGAGGGGAGCGTGGTCAAGGCGACGGCCATCGACCCGGCAGCCTGCGACGACCAGGGGCGCTACCGGCACCGCGGGCCGGCGCGCGTGTTTACCAGCGAGCGGCAGGCGATGGCGGCGATCAAGGAGGGGCGGATCCGGGCCGGCGACGTGGTCGTGCTCGCGGGCATCGGGCCGCTCGGCACGGGGATGGAGGAGACCTACCAGGTGACCTCGGCGATCAAGCAGCTCCCGTTCGCCGCTCGGGTGGCGGTTGTCACCGACGCGCGGTTCTCCGGGGTCTCGACCGGGGCGTGCATCGGCCATGTCGGGCCTGAGGCGCTGGCCGGTGGGCCGCTCGGCAAGCTCGTCGACGGCGACGAGATCGCGATCACGATCGATCCGGCCACGGCGACGGGACGGATCGACCTGGTCGGCGACGGGAAGCGCGAATTCACCGTTGCCGAAGCCGAGGCGGAGCTCGACCGGCGGCCGTTGCGGAGCGACCTCGCCCCCGATGCCTGCCTCCCGGCCGACACCCGGCTGTGGGCCGTGCTCCAGGGGATCAGCGGGGGCACGTGGGCCGGGTGCGTCTACGACCCGGACCGGATCGCCCGCCGGCTGGGGGGCTGAAAACCGACGGTTTTCGGCGTTCAGCCGCGGAAAAAGCCGTGTCCGGCCGATAACTTGTGTGGACGACTGATGTCGAGACGGCTATTTTTACGCCAGTTGCCCGAGTCAGAGACGGCGACGTGGTTTCGCCGGTGCCGCCGATGCATGCAAAAGTCTCCGTTCAGCGTGCCAACTCGCCGCGCGGGAAGTGCGATTCGCCCGAGCAGGAGGCCTACCTCCACATGTGGCGGACCTACGACCTGCTCAAGGCTCTCGAAGAGCAGGTCTTCGATCGCCACGACCTCTCCGCCCAGCAGTACAACGCCCTGCGGATTCTCGCCGACGCCGCCCCCGACTCGTTGCCAACGCTCGCCCTCGCCGGCCGGCTGGTGTCGCGGGCCCCGGACATTACCCGGCTCCTCGACCGGCTCGAGCGACGCGGTCTGATCCGCCGCGACCGCCGTGCCGACAACCGCCGCGTCGTCGCCGTCTCGATCACCTGGGCCGGCACGGCGCTCCTCGACGACCTGGCCGACGAGATCGTCGCCTGCGGTCACCGCCAACTCGGTCACATGAAGCCCTCTGACCTGCGCCTCCTCGTCGACCTGCTCCGTGCGGCACGCGCCCCTCACGAGCGCGAGCGGCGCGGCGACGCCTGAACCGACCCCGATCCCCACGCGGAGACGTCCCATGATGGTCGCCCTGCCCGAAACCCCGTCGCGGACCGACGTCGTCGTCATCGGCGGCGGGCCCGCCGGCTCCACCGCGGCCACGCTCGTCGCCCGCGCTGGCCACCGGGTCACGCTGCTCGAGCGCGAGCGGTTTCCCCGCTACCACATCGGCGAATCGCTGATTCCCGAGACGTTCTGGGTCCTCGAACGCCTCGGTGTGCTCGACCGGCTCCGCGATGCCGCGTACGTCCAAAAGCGGAGCGTGCAGTTCGTGACCGGCACGGGGAAGCTGTCGGCGCCGTTTTATTTCCAGGAGCACAAGCCGCACGACTCGTCGCAGACCTGGCAGGTGGAGCGGGCCGACTTCGACCTGATGATGCTCGACAACGCCCGCGAGGCGGGCGTCGAGGTTCACGAAGGGACGCGCGTCCTCGAGGTCTTGTTCGACGGCGAGCGCGCCCGTGGCGTGGCGATCGCCGACCCGGCGGCACCCGGTGGCCGCCGTGAGATTCATGCCGACGTCGTCGTTGATGCCGCCGGGCAGAGCGGCCTGATTCTCGACCGCCTCGGCCTCCGCGAGTGGGACCCGGTCCTCAAGAAGGCGGCACTGTGGACCTACTGGAAGGGGGCGACCCGCGACACCGGCCGCGATTCGGGTGCGACGCTGGTGATGCAACTCGACAACAAGCTCGGCTGGTTCTGGTACATCCCGCTGCGCGACGATGTCACGAGCATCGGCGTCGTCGCGCCGTTCGAGTACCTGTTCAAGGATCGCCCGACGAAGGACCATGAGGCGATTTACCGGGAGGAGCTGGCCCGCTGCCCCGGTTTGCAGTCGCGCCTCGGGGAGGCGACGCAGTTCGGCCCGTACCGGGCGGCGAAGGAGTATTCCTACCGCTCGCGGCAGGTGGCCGGCGACGGCTGGGTGCTCGTCGGCGATGCCTTCGGATTCCTCGATCCGCTGTACTCGTCGGGAATCCTCCTCGCGCTGCATTCCGGTGCCAAAGCTGCCGACGCGATCGTCGCGGGGTTGGCGGCGGGCGACACGTCGGCCGAGCGGCTCGGCAGTTGGGGCGCGGAGTACGTCGCCGGGATGGAGCGGATGCGGCGGCTGGTCTGCGAGTTTTACGACGGCTTCAATTTCGGCGGGTTCGTCAAGAAGCATCCCGACCTCAAGGGGCACATCACCGACCTGTTGATCGGCGACTTGTTCACCTCCAGGACCGACGTCCTCGTCGAGCCGATGGACTCGTTTCGGGCCGAACGGCAGGCGCTGCCCGCGGCAGGCTGAGTGCGGTACGGGCCTGGCCGCTCGTCCAATCGGCTCCACCGCGAGGGGGGCGAGCGACACCGGTTTGCCGGTGGCCGCGGCGACGCGGTAGTCTCATCCGAGTCTCAGGGATCGCGTCGTGTCTTTCGGGGGAGAGCAGATGAACCACGCCGCTGGCCGTGTCGCGGGGATCGTGATGGTCGTCGTCGTCGGGTGCGCCCCGCCGGCGAAGAAGCCGGCGGCGACCTCGACGCAGCAGCCGATCGAAACGCGGAAGACGATCGGCAAGACGACGCAAAACGTGCTCCCGCTGGCCGACGCCCTCCAGCAAGGAGGGCAACTGGCCGAGATGTCGATCACCAGTGGCGGCTTGGGCGCGATCACCTCCGACGCCTACCGGACGAGCGTCGGCAAGATGGGGATCATCGCCGTCGAGCACCAACTCCAGCTCGTCGAGGCGGAGCACGGCCCGAAGCCGATGAACTACGACGAGTTCATGGCCAAGGTGATCGGCAAGGGCAAGCCCGACGGCATCCAGCTCCCGATGCTGCCCTACTACCAGGAATGGGCCTACGACCCCGAAGCCAAGAAGCTCGTCGTCGTCGAGTTCCCGCTGAAGAAGGAACAGCGGCAGCAGGAAACGACCGGCGCGTCGGGATTGTGACCCGCGGTCGTCGCCCTGCCGTGGAAGCTGCAAGCTCGGTTCCCGATCCTCGTCACACGCGCGGGATCCCGTAGCCGGCCCGCGGGGTCCGCGCGGCGAGCCCCGCCGCTTGCTCGTCGCCGGGGATCGTCTCGGTCTTCGGATCCCAGCGGATCGTGCGGCCGAGCCGGGCGGCGATCGCGGTCAGGTGGCAGGTGTTCATCGCGATCACGTGGCTGAACAGGTCGGAGACCGGCAGCCCCCCCTCGCGGATGCAGCGGTAGAAGTTTTGCTTGTGACCCTCGAACGGCTTGCCCTTGTAGAGGGCGACGATGTCGGCGTCGGTGAACTGGTCTTTGTCCCACTGCTCCTCGATCGGCTTGCCGACGATCTTCTCGCGGTTGACGAAGATCCGACCCTTCGTCCCCTCGAACAGGATGCCATTGTCGGAGCGGCTGTCGACGACCATCCCGACGCCGCTGGGAAACACGCACTTCACGGCGAAGTCGTGCGACGTGTTGTAGCTGTCGGACACGGTCGGGTAGCCGTCCTTGAACGGGACCGGGTGCTTGGAATCGGTGCCGTCGATCCGCACCGGCCCCTTGCCGAGGGAGTCCTCGCGCAGCGCCCATTGGGCGATGTCGACGTGGTGCGCGCCCCAGTCGGTGAACTTGCCCCCGGAGTATTCGTACCACCAGCGAAACTCGTAATGGCAGCGCTTCTCACGGTACGGCTCGGCCTTCGCCTGGCCC
This genomic interval from Planctomycetota bacterium contains the following:
- a CDS encoding Gfo/Idh/MocA family oxidoreductase, coding for MSSTRQRSTRREVFRSTAGSVAALTGGFVPAFAWTTPAFANRAAADRPRIGCIGTGSMGTGDAHGHAEFGDILAVCDVDDRHAQRAKHDERIGKGKADAYRDYREVLERPDIDVVSIVTPDHWHVKIAIEALQAGKHVFCQKPLSFTLEENRLVRAAAEKYPKQQFLIGTQQRSDRDRFLRAVNMVHKGLLGEIVNVTVGINGAPTGGPFPVVDVPKELDWEMWQGQAKAEPYREKRCHYEFRWWYEYSGGKFTDWGAHHVDIAQWALREDSLGKGPVRIDGTDSKHPVPFKDGYPTVSDSYNTSHDFAVKCVFPSGVGMVVDSRSDNGILFEGTKGRIFVNREKIVGKPIEEQWDKDQFTDADIVALYKGKPFEGHKQNFYRCIREGGLPVSDLFSHVIAMNTCHLTAIAARLGRTIRWDPKTETIPGDEQAAGLAARTPRAGYGIPRV
- a CDS encoding MarR family transcriptional regulator, which gives rise to MHAKVSVQRANSPRGKCDSPEQEAYLHMWRTYDLLKALEEQVFDRHDLSAQQYNALRILADAAPDSLPTLALAGRLVSRAPDITRLLDRLERRGLIRRDRRADNRRVVAVSITWAGTALLDDLADEIVACGHRQLGHMKPSDLRLLVDLLRAARAPHERERRGDA
- a CDS encoding NAD(P)/FAD-dependent oxidoreductase; protein product: MVALPETPSRTDVVVIGGGPAGSTAATLVARAGHRVTLLERERFPRYHIGESLIPETFWVLERLGVLDRLRDAAYVQKRSVQFVTGTGKLSAPFYFQEHKPHDSSQTWQVERADFDLMMLDNAREAGVEVHEGTRVLEVLFDGERARGVAIADPAAPGGRREIHADVVVDAAGQSGLILDRLGLREWDPVLKKAALWTYWKGATRDTGRDSGATLVMQLDNKLGWFWYIPLRDDVTSIGVVAPFEYLFKDRPTKDHEAIYREELARCPGLQSRLGEATQFGPYRAAKEYSYRSRQVAGDGWVLVGDAFGFLDPLYSSGILLALHSGAKAADAIVAGLAAGDTSAERLGSWGAEYVAGMERMRRLVCEFYDGFNFGGFVKKHPDLKGHITDLLIGDLFTSRTDVLVEPMDSFRAERQALPAAG
- a CDS encoding YjhG/YagF family D-xylonate dehydratase, translated to MTSSAATPGFDSADESIYAVATSSPGPTGKLPLTDRMLRDSPSGDLFGLSQNVGMGWKPANAAAAQVMLLSTQGGIRRPDGTPVALGLHTGHWEIGLLVEAAAAALESAGLVPFAAACSDPCDGRTQGTTGMFDSLPYRNDAAIVLRRLARSLPQRRAVIGIATCDKGLPAMMMALAGLGDRPGAIVPGGVTLPPERGEDAGTIQTIGTRYVHGRITLEEAADLGCRACASPGGGCQFLGTAATAQVVAEALGLTVPHAALSPSGQPVWLDMAVRSARAVVARIAAGDTLAAILTTAALRNAMVVHAAFGGSTNLLLHVPAIAHAAGLEPPSVADWIDVNQRVPRLVSVLPNGPEHHPTVRVFLAGGVPEVMLHLDRLGLLDTSVRTVSGGTLADQLAWWESSERRQRFRERLAADGIEPDDVILPPARARHRGLRGTMAFPRGTLAPEGSVVKATAIDPAACDDQGRYRHRGPARVFTSERQAMAAIKEGRIRAGDVVVLAGIGPLGTGMEETYQVTSAIKQLPFAARVAVVTDARFSGVSTGACIGHVGPEALAGGPLGKLVDGDEIAITIDPATATGRIDLVGDGKREFTVAEAEAELDRRPLRSDLAPDACLPADTRLWAVLQGISGGTWAGCVYDPDRIARRLGG